One region of Pseudomonas alvandae genomic DNA includes:
- a CDS encoding CidA/LrgA family protein, with amino-acid sequence MLLRGLTWLVLFQLLGTAINHLFLPILPGPIVGLLLMLGYLIARGEVSEPLNLAASSLLRYLPLLLVPPAVGVMVYARAIAADFWAIVGALVLSLVLSVMLTGVLMQRLARRHTVEPEDAP; translated from the coding sequence ATGTTGCTAAGGGGCCTGACCTGGCTGGTGCTGTTCCAATTGCTGGGCACCGCCATCAATCATTTGTTCCTGCCGATCCTGCCAGGGCCGATCGTGGGCCTGCTGCTGATGCTGGGCTACCTGATCGCTCGCGGCGAAGTCAGCGAACCATTGAACCTCGCCGCCAGTAGCCTGTTGCGCTACCTGCCGTTGCTGCTGGTGCCGCCGGCGGTGGGCGTCATGGTCTACGCCCGGGCGATCGCCGCAGACTTCTGGGCGATTGTCGGCGCGCTGGTGCTGTCGCTGGTCCTTTCCGTGATGCTGACGGGCGTGCTGATGCAGCGCCTGGCCCGGCGCCATACCGTCGAGCCGGAGGACGCGCCATGA
- the rlmH gene encoding 23S rRNA (pseudouridine(1915)-N(3))-methyltransferase RlmH, with protein sequence MRLRLIAVGSRMPKWVEEGWHEYAKRLPSELALELVEIPLNTRGKNADVARFIRQEGEAMLAKVGPNERVVTLEVHGKPWSTEQLAVELDRWRLDSRTVNFMVGGPEGLAPEVCARADQRWSLSPLTLPHPLVRILIGEQLYRAWTVLSGHPYHK encoded by the coding sequence GTGCGACTGCGCCTGATCGCCGTCGGTTCTCGCATGCCCAAGTGGGTGGAAGAAGGCTGGCATGAATATGCCAAGCGTCTTCCGTCCGAGCTGGCCCTGGAACTGGTGGAAATTCCGCTCAACACCCGTGGCAAGAATGCCGACGTGGCGCGCTTTATCCGCCAGGAAGGCGAAGCCATGCTGGCCAAGGTCGGGCCGAACGAGCGCGTCGTCACCCTGGAAGTCCACGGCAAGCCCTGGAGTACCGAGCAACTGGCGGTCGAACTCGATCGCTGGCGGCTGGACTCGCGCACGGTCAATTTCATGGTCGGTGGCCCGGAAGGGCTGGCGCCGGAAGTCTGTGCCCGGGCCGACCAGCGCTGGTCGTTATCGCCGTTGACGTTGCCGCACCCGCTGGTGCGGATCCTGATCGGTGAACAGTTGTATCGTGCCTGGACAGTCTTGTCCGGGCACCCTTACCACAAGTAA
- the nadD gene encoding nicotinate-nucleotide adenylyltransferase, protein MGDLDPLAPVTKPAVTATAPKRIGILGGTFDPVHIGHLRGALEVADALALDELRLTPSARPPHRDTPQVSARDRLAMVECAVAGVAPLVVDARELQRDKPSYTIDTLELMRAELAAEAQVFLLLGWDAFCGLPTWHRWEELLQHCHILVLQRPDADSEPPDALRNLLAARSVSDPLALKGSSGQIAFVWQTPLAVSATQIRQLLASGKSVRFLVPDAVLAYIDAHGLYRASN, encoded by the coding sequence TTGGGCGACCTCGACCCACTGGCCCCTGTGACTAAGCCCGCTGTGACGGCGACCGCGCCAAAGCGCATCGGTATCCTGGGTGGCACGTTCGACCCGGTGCACATCGGCCATTTGCGCGGTGCGCTGGAAGTTGCCGACGCCCTGGCCCTCGATGAGCTGCGCCTGACGCCCAGCGCCCGGCCGCCTCATCGGGACACGCCGCAGGTGTCGGCCCGGGATCGCCTGGCGATGGTCGAGTGCGCGGTGGCCGGTGTGGCGCCGTTGGTGGTGGATGCCCGCGAATTGCAGCGGGACAAACCGTCCTACACCATTGATACCCTGGAGCTGATGCGCGCCGAACTGGCCGCCGAAGCCCAGGTTTTCCTGCTTCTGGGCTGGGACGCATTTTGCGGCCTGCCCACTTGGCATCGCTGGGAAGAGTTGCTCCAGCATTGCCACATCCTGGTGCTGCAACGCCCGGATGCCGACAGCGAGCCGCCGGATGCCTTGCGCAACCTGCTGGCGGCGCGCTCGGTGAGCGACCCGCTGGCCCTGAAGGGGTCGAGCGGACAGATTGCATTCGTCTGGCAGACGCCGCTCGCGGTATCCGCCACCCAGATCCGTCAACTGCTGGCCAGCGGTAAGTCGGTACGTTTCCTGGTGCCCGACGCGGTCCTGGCCTACATCGATGCGCACGGTCTGTACCGTGCGTCGAACTGA
- a CDS encoding DNA-3-methyladenine glycosylase, which produces MTDSPPTPSALPHAFFDRDAQVLAQDLLGKVIRHKVGDLWLSARIIETEAYYFAEKGSHASLGYTEKRKALFLDGGHIYMYYARGGDSLNFSAQGPGNAVLIKSAYPWVDSISGPASLAQMLLNNPDAQGRPRTPQKLCAGQTLLCKALGLKVPDWDAKRFDPERLLVEDVGVPTVNVIQTTRLGIPLGRDEHLPYRFVDAAYAPWCTRNPLRRGQVEGRDYFLLS; this is translated from the coding sequence ATGACCGATTCGCCTCCAACGCCCAGCGCCTTGCCCCACGCTTTTTTTGACCGCGACGCCCAGGTACTCGCCCAGGACCTGCTGGGCAAAGTCATCCGCCACAAGGTCGGTGACCTGTGGCTCAGCGCGCGGATCATCGAGACCGAAGCGTATTACTTCGCCGAAAAAGGCAGCCACGCCTCGCTGGGCTACACGGAAAAGCGCAAGGCTTTGTTTCTGGATGGCGGGCACATCTATATGTACTACGCCCGGGGCGGCGATTCCCTGAACTTCAGTGCCCAAGGCCCCGGCAACGCGGTCCTGATCAAATCCGCGTACCCGTGGGTGGACAGCATCAGCGGGCCGGCGAGCCTGGCGCAGATGCTCCTGAACAACCCCGACGCCCAGGGCCGGCCGCGCACACCGCAAAAACTCTGTGCCGGCCAGACCTTGCTGTGCAAGGCTCTGGGCCTGAAAGTGCCGGATTGGGACGCCAAGCGCTTCGACCCGGAACGGTTATTGGTGGAAGACGTCGGTGTACCAACGGTCAATGTGATCCAGACCACCCGCCTGGGCATTCCGCTCGGGCGGGACGAACACCTGCCCTACCGCTTCGTCGATGCCGCCTACGCCCCGTGGTGCACCCGCAACCCGCTGCGGCGCGGACAGGTCGAGGGCCGGGATTATTTTTTGCTGTCCTGA
- the ubiX gene encoding flavin prenyltransferase UbiX has protein sequence MSNGPERITLAMTGASGAQYGLRLLDCLVREDREVHFLISKAAQLVMATETDVTLPPKTQMMQAFLTEYTGAAAGQIRVYGKEDWMSPVASGSGAPAAMVVVPCSTGTLSAIATGACNNLIERAADVTLKERRQLILVPREAPYSSIHLEHMLKLSNMGVTILPASPGFYHQPQTIDDLIDFVVARILNLLNIPQDMLPRWGEHHLSSDE, from the coding sequence ATGAGCAACGGCCCGGAACGCATCACGCTGGCGATGACCGGTGCGTCCGGCGCCCAGTACGGCTTGCGCCTGCTCGATTGCCTGGTGCGCGAGGACCGCGAGGTGCATTTCCTGATCTCCAAGGCCGCGCAACTGGTCATGGCCACCGAGACGGATGTGACCCTGCCACCCAAGACGCAGATGATGCAGGCCTTCCTCACCGAATACACCGGTGCGGCGGCGGGGCAGATCCGCGTGTATGGCAAGGAAGACTGGATGTCGCCGGTGGCCTCGGGCTCCGGTGCGCCAGCGGCGATGGTGGTGGTGCCGTGTTCCACCGGCACGCTGTCGGCGATTGCCACCGGCGCCTGCAACAACCTGATCGAGCGGGCGGCGGACGTCACGCTCAAGGAGCGCCGCCAGTTGATCCTGGTGCCGCGGGAAGCGCCATATTCGAGCATTCACCTGGAGCACATGCTCAAGCTGTCGAACATGGGCGTGACCATCCTGCCAGCGTCGCCGGGTTTCTATCACCAGCCGCAGACCATCGATGACCTGATCGATTTCGTGGTGGCGCGGATCCTCAATCTGCTGAACATTCCCCAGGACATGTTGCCGCGCTGGGGCGAGCATCATTTGAGCAGCGATGAATAA
- a CDS encoding LON peptidase substrate-binding domain-containing protein yields MSLPLFPLNTVLFPGCILDLQIFEARYLDMIGRCMKKGEGFGVVCILDGEEVGIAPDGYARVGCEALITDFSQQENGLLGIRVQGGRRFLVHSSSVQADQLTVAEVEWLEDEPEQPLQDEDADLVALLKALAEHPMVEALNMGTEATGQQSLANQLAYLLPFNELDKLDLLQLDDPQQRLDAIQALLDELQGELFA; encoded by the coding sequence ATGAGCTTGCCGCTGTTTCCGCTGAACACCGTGTTGTTCCCCGGTTGCATTCTCGATCTGCAGATTTTCGAGGCGCGTTACCTCGACATGATCGGACGCTGCATGAAAAAGGGCGAAGGCTTCGGGGTGGTGTGCATCCTCGATGGCGAGGAGGTCGGCATCGCGCCTGACGGCTATGCGCGGGTCGGCTGTGAAGCGCTGATCACCGATTTTTCCCAGCAGGAGAACGGCCTGCTGGGCATTCGGGTGCAGGGCGGCCGGCGTTTTCTCGTGCACAGCAGCAGCGTCCAGGCCGATCAGCTCACCGTGGCTGAAGTCGAATGGCTGGAAGACGAGCCGGAACAACCGCTGCAGGACGAGGACGCCGACCTGGTGGCGCTGCTCAAGGCCCTGGCCGAACATCCGATGGTCGAGGCGCTGAACATGGGCACCGAAGCCACCGGCCAGCAGTCCCTCGCCAATCAACTGGCCTATCTGCTGCCGTTCAACGAACTGGACAAGCTCGACCTGCTGCAACTCGACGATCCGCAACAGCGACTGGATGCGATCCAGGCGTTGCTTGATGAGTTGCAAGGCGAACTGTTTGCCTGA
- a CDS encoding glutamate-5-semialdehyde dehydrogenase, with amino-acid sequence MTESVLDYMTRLGRAAREASRIIGRASTAQKNRALQAAANALDAARAELSAANELDLAAGRANGLEPAMLERLALTPARIDGMIVGLRQVAALPDPVGAIRDMSYRPSGIQVGKMRVPLGVVGIIYESRPNVTIDAASLCLKSGNATILRGGSEAIHSNRAIAACIQRGLAEANLPAAVVQVVETTDRAAVGALITMPEFVDVIVPRGGKGLIERVSRDARVPVIKHLDGICHVYVSAHAELPKAQRIAFNAKTYRYGICGAMETLLVDQAVAEQFLPPMAAQFREKGVELRGCERTRAIIEAAVATEEDWNTEYLAPILSIRVVDGLDEAIEHINRHGSQHTDAIVSEHQGETRRFVTEVDSASVMINAPTCFADGFEYGLGAEIGISTDKLHARGPVGLEGLTCEKYIVVGDGQLRGQEPV; translated from the coding sequence ATGACTGAGTCCGTTCTTGACTACATGACCCGCCTGGGTCGCGCCGCCCGCGAAGCGTCGCGCATCATCGGCCGTGCCAGCACCGCGCAGAAAAACCGCGCCCTGCAGGCCGCCGCCAATGCGCTGGACGCCGCTCGCGCCGAGTTGTCCGCCGCCAACGAACTGGACCTGGCCGCTGGCCGGGCCAATGGGCTTGAGCCGGCCATGCTCGAACGCCTGGCGCTGACCCCGGCACGCATCGACGGCATGATCGTCGGTCTGCGTCAGGTCGCGGCACTGCCGGACCCGGTCGGGGCGATCCGCGACATGAGCTATCGGCCGTCGGGTATCCAGGTCGGCAAGATGCGCGTGCCCCTGGGCGTGGTCGGGATCATCTACGAGTCGCGGCCGAACGTCACCATCGACGCCGCGAGCCTGTGCCTGAAGTCCGGTAACGCGACCATCCTGCGTGGCGGTTCCGAGGCGATCCACTCCAACCGCGCCATTGCCGCCTGCATCCAGCGCGGCCTGGCCGAAGCCAACCTGCCGGCCGCCGTCGTGCAAGTGGTGGAAACCACCGATCGCGCGGCGGTCGGCGCGCTGATCACCATGCCCGAGTTCGTCGACGTCATCGTGCCCCGTGGCGGCAAGGGGCTGATCGAGCGCGTCAGTCGCGACGCTCGCGTGCCGGTGATCAAGCACCTGGACGGCATCTGCCACGTCTACGTCAGCGCCCATGCCGAATTGCCGAAGGCCCAGCGCATCGCCTTCAACGCCAAGACCTACCGCTACGGTATCTGCGGTGCGATGGAAACCTTGCTGGTGGATCAGGCGGTTGCCGAGCAGTTCCTGCCGCCGATGGCGGCCCAGTTCCGCGAAAAAGGCGTCGAACTGCGTGGTTGCGAGCGCACCCGGGCGATCATCGAGGCCGCGGTGGCGACCGAGGAAGACTGGAACACCGAATACCTGGCGCCGATCCTGTCGATCCGCGTCGTGGACGGGCTGGACGAGGCCATCGAGCACATCAACCGCCACGGCTCCCAGCACACCGATGCCATCGTCAGCGAACACCAGGGCGAAACCCGGCGTTTCGTGACCGAAGTGGACTCGGCGTCGGTGATGATCAACGCACCGACCTGCTTTGCCGATGGCTTTGAATACGGATTGGGCGCCGAGATCGGCATTTCTACTGATAAGCTGCACGCCCGTGGCCCGGTGGGCCTCGAAGGCCTGACCTGCGAGAAGTACATCGTGGTCGGCGACGGCCAGTTGCGCGGGCAGGAGCCGGTCTGA
- a CDS encoding C13 family peptidase: MRALVPLTLALLLTACGDGESPLPPDARLPDGGRYRGDLVDGLLQGQGRIDYPNGSWYAGQFDKGQWHGAGEWHGSNGEVYRGQFEHGLFHGQGSLTTPTSSYTGGFKQGRRDGEGTLKENGMTYRGEFKADRYSGLGRLELDDGSQYQGPFVNGKPNGEGQRFDASGNQFTGHFVDGQLQGKGTFNSADGDVYIGGFRNNQLNGRGRYENADGDVWIGQFKDGALTGKGELIGADGSHYLGHFNDWRFTGEGRLNLPDGSFYTGQFESDSYHGRGTLVLTDGTVQSGTWAKGQRIRDADGRLLPDVLELGILAQGRLLDDALANIPASTPAVELYSLTLGGDGKQSVFLRESDYVANMLASRFGAFGQVRLVNHRDHLGDRPMATRESLRRAVVTLAERSGPEDLVFIYLTSHGTSEHELVLDQPRMELADLPADELAAVLAPLKSRDKIVVISACYSGGFIPALKDERTLVMTASRADRVSFGCSEEANFTYFGDALFAQALNQTDDLEQAFKRAKGIVAEREQADNFEASEPQIWAPRTVLSHWQLLRKQQARKALQSAALNDEAKKSN; encoded by the coding sequence ATGCGCGCACTTGTCCCCCTGACCCTGGCCCTCCTGCTCACCGCTTGCGGCGACGGCGAATCGCCGTTGCCTCCCGATGCCCGCCTGCCCGACGGTGGGCGCTATCGCGGCGACCTGGTGGACGGCCTGCTACAAGGCCAGGGGCGCATCGATTACCCCAACGGCAGTTGGTACGCCGGACAGTTCGACAAGGGCCAGTGGCACGGCGCCGGCGAATGGCACGGCAGCAATGGCGAGGTTTATCGCGGCCAATTCGAGCATGGGCTGTTCCACGGCCAAGGCAGCCTGACCACGCCGACCAGCAGCTACACCGGCGGCTTCAAGCAGGGCCGGCGGGACGGCGAAGGGACGCTCAAGGAAAACGGCATGACCTACCGGGGCGAGTTCAAGGCCGACCGTTATTCCGGTCTCGGCCGCCTCGAACTCGACGACGGCAGCCAGTACCAGGGCCCGTTCGTCAACGGCAAGCCGAATGGCGAAGGCCAGCGCTTCGACGCCAGCGGCAACCAGTTCACCGGGCATTTCGTCGACGGCCAACTCCAAGGCAAGGGCACCTTCAACAGCGCCGATGGCGATGTCTACATCGGCGGCTTCAGGAACAACCAGCTCAATGGACGAGGCCGCTACGAAAACGCCGATGGCGATGTCTGGATCGGCCAGTTCAAGGATGGCGCACTGACCGGCAAGGGTGAATTGATCGGCGCCGACGGCAGCCATTACCTCGGCCATTTCAACGATTGGCGCTTCACCGGCGAGGGTCGCCTGAACCTGCCCGATGGCAGCTTCTACACCGGCCAGTTCGAAAGCGACAGCTACCACGGCCGCGGCACCCTGGTGCTGACGGACGGCACCGTGCAGAGCGGCACCTGGGCGAAGGGCCAGCGGATACGCGACGCCGATGGCAGGCTGCTGCCGGATGTGCTCGAACTCGGCATCCTGGCCCAAGGCCGCCTGCTGGACGACGCCCTCGCCAACATCCCGGCCTCGACGCCAGCGGTGGAGCTGTACAGCCTGACCCTGGGCGGCGACGGCAAGCAAAGCGTGTTCCTGCGCGAATCCGACTATGTCGCCAATATGCTCGCCAGCCGTTTCGGCGCCTTCGGCCAGGTCCGCCTGGTGAACCACCGCGACCACCTCGGCGACCGTCCCATGGCCACTCGCGAAAGCCTGCGCCGCGCCGTCGTCACCCTGGCCGAGCGCAGCGGCCCGGAAGACCTGGTGTTCATTTACCTGACCAGCCACGGCACCAGCGAGCACGAACTGGTCCTCGACCAACCGCGCATGGAACTGGCCGACCTGCCGGCCGACGAGCTGGCCGCTGTGCTGGCGCCGCTGAAGAGCCGCGACAAGATCGTGGTGATTTCCGCCTGCTATTCCGGCGGTTTCATTCCGGCGCTCAAGGATGAACGGACCCTGGTGATGACCGCTTCGCGGGCCGACCGGGTGTCCTTCGGCTGCTCCGAGGAAGCCAACTTCACCTACTTTGGCGACGCCCTGTTCGCCCAGGCGCTGAACCAGACCGATGATTTGGAACAAGCTTTCAAGCGTGCCAAGGGCATCGTCGCGGAGCGGGAGCAGGCGGACAATTTCGAAGCCTCCGAGCCACAGATCTGGGCGCCTCGCACCGTGCTGTCGCACTGGCAATTGCTACGCAAGCAGCAGGCGCGGAAAGCGTTGCAAAGTGCTGCACTGAACGACGAGGCCAAAAAGAGCAACTAA
- a CDS encoding LrgB family protein, with protein MMFDWQGAWTSVIHHPLFGIGITLGAYQLVLAAFEKTRWVFLQPVLMSMLVLIAVLVGCGISYAEYRKSTEILSILLGPATVALAVPLYLNLRRIRQLFWPIFTTLVIGGVFATGSAVVLGWAFGAEHMILMTMAPKSVTSPIAMLVAEQIGGVAAMAAVFVLITGVLGAILGPSILTRLGVHSPEARGMALGLTAHAVGTSVALQESEETGAFAALAMSLMGVATAVLLPLVVSMTV; from the coding sequence ATGATGTTCGATTGGCAGGGCGCCTGGACCTCAGTCATCCACCATCCGCTGTTTGGCATCGGCATCACCCTGGGCGCCTATCAATTGGTGCTGGCGGCGTTCGAAAAGACCCGCTGGGTGTTCCTCCAGCCGGTATTGATGTCGATGCTGGTGCTGATCGCCGTGCTGGTCGGCTGCGGCATCAGCTACGCCGAATACCGCAAGAGCACCGAAATCCTCAGCATCCTGCTGGGGCCGGCAACCGTGGCGCTGGCGGTGCCGCTGTACTTGAACCTGCGGCGAATCCGTCAATTGTTCTGGCCGATTTTTACTACGCTGGTGATAGGCGGGGTGTTTGCCACCGGTTCCGCCGTGGTGCTGGGCTGGGCGTTTGGCGCCGAGCACATGATTCTCATGACGATGGCACCCAAGTCCGTGACTTCGCCCATCGCGATGCTGGTGGCCGAGCAGATCGGTGGCGTGGCGGCGATGGCGGCGGTGTTCGTGTTGATCACCGGTGTGCTCGGGGCGATCCTCGGCCCGAGCATTCTGACCCGGTTGGGTGTCCACAGTCCCGAGGCCCGTGGCATGGCCCTGGGCCTGACGGCCCATGCGGTGGGGACGTCGGTGGCGTTGCAGGAAAGCGAGGAAACCGGTGCCTTCGCGGCGCTGGCGATGAGTCTGATGGGCGTGGCCACGGCGGTGCTGCTGCCGCTGGTGGTGTCGATGACGGTTTAA
- a CDS encoding MaoC family dehydratase: protein MPYVPVTALKDYVGKELGCSDWLTIDQDRINLFAEATGDFQFIHVDPVKAAQTPFGSTIAHGFLSLSLMPKLMEDILILPEGVKMVVNYGLDSVRFIQPVKVDSKVRLKVELVDVTEKKPGQWLLKATATLEIEGSEKPAYIAEPLSLCFV, encoded by the coding sequence ATGCCCTACGTTCCCGTTACAGCGCTCAAGGATTATGTCGGCAAGGAACTGGGATGTTCCGATTGGCTGACCATCGATCAGGACCGCATCAACCTGTTCGCCGAAGCCACAGGCGACTTCCAATTCATCCACGTCGATCCGGTGAAGGCCGCGCAGACCCCGTTCGGCAGCACCATCGCCCACGGTTTCCTGTCGCTGTCGCTGATGCCCAAACTGATGGAAGACATCCTGATTTTGCCCGAGGGCGTGAAGATGGTCGTCAACTACGGGCTGGACAGCGTGCGCTTTATCCAACCGGTAAAAGTCGACTCGAAGGTCCGGCTCAAGGTCGAACTGGTGGACGTCACCGAGAAAAAACCCGGCCAGTGGCTGCTCAAGGCGACCGCTACCCTGGAAATCGAAGGGTCGGAAAAACCGGCCTACATCGCCGAGCCACTGTCGCTCTGCTTCGTGTAG
- a CDS encoding oxidoreductase, translating into MYLTPQHVLLAGATGLTGEHLLDRLLNEPTITRVLAPSRRPLAEHPHLENPVGEPAELLQRLEGPVDIAFCCLGTTIKKAGSEQAFRAVDLDLVVAFAKRARELGARHLIVISALGADAKSSIFYNRVKGEMEAVLKAQDWPQLTLCRPSLLLGDRVEPRLAEQLAGPLSKLIPGKYHGIEACQLARAMWRLALEEQDGVRVVESDELRKLGK; encoded by the coding sequence ATGTACTTGACGCCTCAGCATGTTTTGCTCGCCGGCGCGACCGGGTTGACCGGGGAACACCTGTTGGACCGGCTGCTCAACGAGCCGACCATCACCCGAGTCCTCGCGCCGTCCCGCCGGCCACTGGCCGAGCATCCGCACCTGGAAAATCCGGTCGGGGAACCGGCCGAGTTGCTGCAGCGGCTGGAAGGCCCGGTGGACATCGCCTTCTGCTGCCTCGGCACCACCATCAAGAAAGCCGGCTCCGAACAGGCATTCCGCGCAGTGGACCTGGACCTGGTGGTGGCCTTTGCCAAACGCGCCAGGGAGCTGGGCGCACGGCATCTGATCGTGATCAGCGCGCTGGGGGCCGATGCCAAGTCCTCGATTTTCTACAACCGGGTCAAAGGTGAAATGGAGGCGGTCCTCAAGGCCCAGGACTGGCCGCAACTGACCCTCTGCCGGCCCTCGCTGTTGCTGGGAGACCGAGTAGAGCCGCGTTTGGCCGAGCAACTGGCCGGGCCCTTGTCCAAGCTGATTCCAGGCAAATATCACGGCATCGAAGCCTGTCAGTTGGCCCGGGCCATGTGGCGGCTTGCGCTGGAAGAGCAGGACGGGGTGCGGGTGGTGGAGTCGGATGAGTTGCGCAAGCTTGGTAAATAA
- the rsfS gene encoding ribosome silencing factor: protein MTDKDLNKVKRKGTFKSAPLPVEAHTGVALAGEELVKVAVAALEDVKAQDIQVIDVREKQSITDYMIIATGTSNRQIGAMLDKVREAVKAQGVKPLGEEGKGDSDWVLLDMDDVIVHMMTASARQFYDLERLWAGAEQSRSASAAHHSPENTHEHFTKLNKDQQ from the coding sequence ATGACTGACAAAGACCTGAACAAAGTAAAGCGCAAGGGCACCTTCAAGAGCGCCCCGCTGCCGGTAGAAGCACACACCGGCGTGGCGCTGGCCGGCGAAGAGCTGGTCAAGGTGGCCGTGGCGGCCCTGGAAGACGTCAAGGCCCAGGATATCCAGGTGATCGACGTTCGCGAGAAGCAGAGCATCACTGACTACATGATCATCGCCACCGGTACCTCCAACCGCCAGATCGGCGCGATGCTGGACAAGGTCCGCGAAGCGGTCAAGGCCCAGGGCGTCAAGCCGCTGGGCGAAGAAGGCAAGGGCGACAGCGATTGGGTCCTGTTGGACATGGACGACGTCATCGTGCACATGATGACCGCGTCGGCGCGCCAGTTCTATGACCTGGAGCGCCTGTGGGCCGGTGCCGAGCAGAGCCGTTCGGCCAGCGCCGCGCACCACAGCCCGGAAAACACCCATGAGCACTTCACCAAGCTCAACAAAGACCAGCAATAA
- a CDS encoding bifunctional DedA family/phosphatase PAP2 family protein, with protein MGPWLDSITGWLTVNPQWLAVAVFVVACVECLAIAGLIVPGTVLLFAITVLAGSGALPLGETLLLGLLGGLLGDLVSYFLGRHFHQNIRRLPGLRHHPEWMSAAEGYFQRYGIASLLVGRFIGPLRPMLPMVAGMCDMPFPRFAVVSLVAASGWTVAYLLPGWATGAAFRLPLPEGFWPQAGVVIGSIALMLGLSVNSSLRRHRHASAIIASVGLAILVSLFIGFRYLAAFDQGLMALVQEHRSATLDEIAVTFTLIGEFRNMLIFSALLTGLLLLARQWRQAIFAGATMLLTALANTGTKHFFARVRPEILTDPLTSYSMPSGHASGAFALFLSLAVLAGRGQPPRLRLTWLLLGSLPALAIALSRVYLGAHWPSDVVAGAMLAASVCAAVLWLSQRQEPLRAMPPKIWWLILPALVAVFSFFALRHLPHAMLRYAY; from the coding sequence ATGGGCCCATGGCTCGATAGCATCACCGGCTGGCTGACCGTCAACCCGCAATGGCTGGCGGTGGCGGTGTTTGTCGTCGCCTGCGTTGAATGCCTGGCCATCGCAGGGTTGATCGTGCCGGGCACCGTGCTGTTGTTCGCGATCACAGTGCTGGCCGGCAGTGGCGCGTTGCCCCTGGGCGAAACCTTGTTGCTGGGCCTTCTCGGCGGATTGCTGGGGGACCTGGTGTCGTACTTCCTGGGTCGGCATTTCCACCAGAACATCCGGCGCCTGCCGGGGCTGCGGCATCATCCGGAATGGATGAGCGCTGCAGAAGGCTATTTCCAGCGCTACGGCATCGCCAGCCTGCTGGTGGGACGCTTTATCGGCCCGTTGCGACCGATGCTGCCAATGGTGGCGGGGATGTGCGACATGCCGTTCCCACGTTTTGCCGTCGTCAGCCTGGTGGCCGCTTCAGGCTGGACCGTCGCCTATTTGCTGCCGGGCTGGGCCACTGGCGCGGCGTTCCGCCTGCCATTGCCCGAAGGCTTCTGGCCGCAGGCCGGCGTTGTCATCGGCAGCATCGCGTTGATGCTCGGCCTGAGCGTCAACAGCAGCCTGCGTCGTCATCGCCATGCCTCGGCAATCATCGCCAGTGTTGGCCTGGCGATCCTGGTCAGTCTGTTCATCGGCTTCCGCTACCTGGCCGCCTTCGACCAGGGCTTGATGGCGCTGGTGCAGGAACATCGCAGCGCGACGCTGGATGAAATCGCCGTGACCTTCACGCTGATCGGTGAATTTCGCAACATGCTGATCTTCAGCGCCCTGCTGACCGGACTGCTGTTATTGGCGCGCCAATGGCGGCAGGCGATTTTTGCCGGGGCCACCATGTTGCTCACCGCCCTGGCAAACACCGGCACCAAGCACTTCTTCGCCCGCGTACGCCCGGAAATCCTCACCGACCCCTTGACCAGCTACAGCATGCCCAGCGGCCACGCCTCCGGCGCATTTGCCCTGTTCCTGAGCCTCGCCGTACTGGCCGGTCGCGGCCAACCACCACGCCTGCGCCTGACCTGGCTGTTGCTCGGCTCTTTGCCGGCGTTGGCCATTGCCCTGTCGCGGGTTTACCTCGGCGCGCACTGGCCAAGCGACGTCGTTGCCGGCGCCATGCTCGCCGCCAGCGTCTGCGCCGCCGTGCTGTGGTTGAGCCAACGCCAGGAGCCGCTGCGCGCCATGCCGCCGAAAATCTGGTGGCTGATTCTGCCGGCGTTGGTGGCGGTGTTCAGCTTCTTCGCCTTGCGGCATTTGCCGCATGCGATGTTGCGGTATGCCTACTAA
- a CDS encoding YceK/YidQ family lipoprotein, whose amino-acid sequence MNKLLVVLLALQLTGCATARTLDAAKPGAPVVYAGTRLDLYALNGGCCAKDRFGAEAPSYPGLDLPGSALLDTLLLPLSLFTALGVGFQATGGL is encoded by the coding sequence ATGAATAAGCTGCTGGTCGTGCTGTTGGCGCTGCAACTGACCGGCTGCGCCACCGCCCGCACCCTCGACGCCGCGAAGCCGGGGGCGCCGGTGGTGTATGCGGGGACGCGCCTGGATTTGTATGCACTGAACGGTGGCTGCTGCGCCAAGGACCGTTTTGGGGCTGAAGCGCCGAGCTATCCAGGGCTCGATCTGCCGGGGAGTGCGTTGTTGGATACCTTGTTGTTGCCGTTGTCGTTGTTCACGGCGTTGGGTGTGGGGTTTCAGGCGACTGGCGGTTTGTAA